In Mercenaria mercenaria strain notata chromosome 14, MADL_Memer_1, whole genome shotgun sequence, the following are encoded in one genomic region:
- the LOC123526424 gene encoding uncharacterized protein LOC123526424 isoform X2: MKVTTKVCCDVLSLVIISLTLFSACLAAPLDTYYQTDDSELINPQRLQLLKELKDMIELEERNKQEEMGKTFVQSNDATGLMRVMPQKRFRPFRTQTRGGGVALCLWKVCPAAPWLVSKR; this comes from the exons ATGAAAGTAACCACCAAAGTGTGTTGTGATGTCTTATCCCTGGTGATAATATCTCTAACGTTATTCAGTGCCTGCCTAGCTGCTCCATTAGACACATACTACCAGACAGACGATTCGGAATTAATAAATCCACAG AGATTGCAGCTTCTCAAAGAACTTAAAGATATGATAGAActagaagaaagaaacaaacaagagGAAATGGGTAAAACCTTTGTACAAAGTAATGACGCCACAGGGCTTATGAGAGTTATGCCACAGAAGAGATTTCGACCATTCCGGACACAGACACGCGGAG GTGGTGTAGCATTATGTCTTTGGAAAGTTTGCCCTGCTGCTCCCTGGCTCGTATCAAAAAGATGA
- the LOC123526424 gene encoding uncharacterized protein LOC123526424 isoform X1 produces the protein MKVTTKVCCDVLSLVIISLTLFSACLAAPLDTYYQTDDSELINPQRLQLLKELKDMIELEERNKQEEMGKTFVQSNDATGLMRVMPQKRFRPFRTQTRGGSGVALCLWKVCPAAPWLVSKR, from the exons ATGAAAGTAACCACCAAAGTGTGTTGTGATGTCTTATCCCTGGTGATAATATCTCTAACGTTATTCAGTGCCTGCCTAGCTGCTCCATTAGACACATACTACCAGACAGACGATTCGGAATTAATAAATCCACAG AGATTGCAGCTTCTCAAAGAACTTAAAGATATGATAGAActagaagaaagaaacaaacaagagGAAATGGGTAAAACCTTTGTACAAAGTAATGACGCCACAGGGCTTATGAGAGTTATGCCACAGAAGAGATTTCGACCATTCCGGACACAGACACGCGGAGGTA GTGGTGTAGCATTATGTCTTTGGAAAGTTTGCCCTGCTGCTCCCTGGCTCGTATCAAAAAGATGA